A section of the Arabiibacter massiliensis genome encodes:
- a CDS encoding SGNH/GDSL hydrolase family protein, whose translation MRRGAAVALAVVLATALCPARALAAAGDAVVHKKTGTDIEYTVTAEAGPGQGSAVLSGIADDAAGTVAIPASIMVMEDWEQPATYAVAGIAAGAFSGAAASSGAVERIDIEGVIDVDPAAFSGLSEATAFTVRDQAMVERLEAAGIAPARIACEPLLTKYVVFGDSIAAGYALQEYDNSDPLYDQMPTPSDAFATLVGAHLADAYGPAATDNLAASGWTSQQLLDALSAGAYDAALADATLVSVTIGSNDLLGRFIEIIAEALAGIDDLSAEEVQALAAEAEADPSALEADPGEDGLARKRPSPVRDLVEKIAAAIAQINEAIEADPQLLAACETFAQVNQPSILAELHARAPHAQVCWTTLYNPFYGQVLDLRALFPNLAGLVGDDVVLSIDLSGAGARYIELMNEAFDKNTEGCTAVDLYEPFNNPGLTNVQIGRAEDGSIVFGVDSHPNHDGHALIARLMNAAIDATYRPVAPPPAPEPEAEPPAAGGGSEAAAPGTPLASTGDGAPHPLVLAAAAGAALSLAAGARRRMLAERDAVRSGS comes from the coding sequence TTGCGCAGAGGGGCGGCGGTTGCGCTGGCCGTCGTCCTCGCGACGGCGCTCTGCCCGGCGCGGGCGCTCGCGGCGGCGGGCGACGCAGTCGTCCACAAGAAGACGGGCACGGACATCGAGTACACGGTGACGGCCGAGGCGGGGCCCGGGCAGGGGAGCGCCGTGCTGTCCGGCATCGCGGACGACGCGGCCGGCACCGTCGCGATCCCCGCATCCATCATGGTCATGGAGGATTGGGAGCAGCCCGCCACCTACGCGGTGGCGGGCATCGCGGCGGGCGCGTTCTCGGGCGCGGCCGCCTCGTCGGGCGCCGTCGAGCGCATCGACATCGAGGGCGTGATCGACGTCGACCCGGCGGCGTTCTCGGGGCTTTCGGAGGCGACGGCGTTCACGGTGCGCGACCAGGCCATGGTCGAGCGGCTCGAGGCCGCCGGCATCGCGCCTGCGCGCATAGCCTGCGAGCCGCTGCTCACGAAGTACGTCGTGTTCGGCGACAGCATCGCGGCGGGCTACGCGCTGCAGGAGTACGACAACTCCGACCCGCTCTACGACCAGATGCCCACGCCCTCCGACGCGTTCGCGACGCTGGTGGGGGCGCATCTGGCGGACGCGTACGGCCCTGCGGCCACGGACAACCTGGCGGCGTCGGGCTGGACGAGCCAGCAGCTCTTGGACGCGCTCTCCGCCGGCGCCTACGACGCCGCGCTGGCCGACGCCACGCTGGTGAGCGTGACCATCGGCTCGAACGACCTTCTAGGCCGCTTCATCGAGATCATCGCGGAGGCGCTTGCGGGCATCGACGACTTGAGCGCGGAGGAGGTGCAGGCGCTCGCGGCCGAGGCTGAAGCCGATCCGTCCGCGCTCGAGGCGGACCCTGGGGAGGATGGGCTCGCGAGGAAGCGCCCCTCGCCGGTCCGGGACCTCGTGGAGAAGATCGCCGCCGCCATTGCCCAGATCAACGAGGCCATCGAGGCCGACCCGCAGCTGCTCGCCGCCTGCGAGACGTTCGCCCAGGTGAACCAACCGTCCATCCTCGCCGAGCTGCACGCGCGCGCCCCGCATGCGCAGGTGTGCTGGACCACGCTCTACAACCCGTTCTACGGCCAGGTGCTCGACCTGCGCGCGCTGTTCCCCAACCTGGCGGGACTCGTCGGCGACGACGTGGTCCTGTCCATCGACCTGAGCGGCGCGGGCGCGCGCTACATCGAGCTCATGAACGAGGCGTTCGACAAGAATACGGAGGGCTGCACGGCCGTGGACCTCTACGAGCCGTTCAACAACCCGGGCCTCACGAACGTGCAGATCGGGCGCGCGGAGGACGGCTCCATCGTCTTCGGCGTCGACTCTCACCCGAACCACGACGGCCACGCGCTCATCGCACGCCTGATGAACGCCGCGATCGACGCGACGTACCGGCCCGTCGCGCCGCCGCCTGCGCCCGAACCCGAGGCCGAGCCGCCGGCTGCGGGCGGCGGATCCGAGGCCGCCGCGCCCGGCACGCCGCTCGCTTCCACCGGCGACGGCGCCCCGCACCCGCTGGTTCTCGCCGCTGCCGCGGGGGCGGCCCTGTCCCTCGCCGCAGGCGCGCGCCGGCGGATGCTCGCGGAGCGCGACGCCGTGCGGAGCGGCTCATGA
- a CDS encoding RsiV family protein has protein sequence MSRRPPPRPPNPNSPPRPSPSSRPEPELPAAPEPVEPPASGTLSWESGSRDDGAPAPLPSVPEVTIPVAPASPDEGDGAADPPPALAEGVDEINRQMEAYVEQMREKFLWYAARKYNGYVGMDVAYDVVRDDDALLAIRFVGTLNAGGSGEYARTFTLDKRTGCFLELADLFAPGADYVGAVSAEVLRQMAEQVDAGTADYFIPGGIWRPDECFQSIAADQHFYIDDANRLVIVFDEYEVAPGRAGMPEFAIPASALAGLLSEPSILC, from the coding sequence ATGAGCCGCAGGCCGCCGCCCCGGCCCCCGAACCCGAACTCCCCGCCGCGCCCGAGCCCGTCGAGCCGCCCCGAACCCGAACTCCCCGCCGCGCCCGAGCCCGTCGAGCCGCCGGCATCCGGCACGCTCTCATGGGAGAGCGGCTCCAGGGACGACGGCGCGCCCGCGCCCCTGCCGAGCGTCCCGGAGGTGACCATCCCGGTTGCCCCCGCCAGCCCGGACGAAGGCGACGGCGCCGCCGACCCGCCGCCCGCCCTCGCGGAGGGCGTGGACGAGATCAACCGGCAGATGGAGGCCTACGTCGAGCAGATGCGCGAGAAGTTCCTCTGGTACGCCGCGCGCAAGTACAACGGCTACGTGGGCATGGACGTGGCCTACGACGTAGTGCGCGACGACGACGCGCTGCTGGCCATCCGGTTCGTCGGCACGCTCAACGCCGGCGGCTCGGGCGAGTACGCGCGCACGTTCACGCTGGACAAGCGCACGGGATGCTTCCTGGAGCTGGCCGACCTGTTCGCGCCCGGTGCCGACTACGTGGGGGCCGTGAGCGCCGAGGTGCTGCGCCAGATGGCCGAGCAGGTGGACGCCGGCACGGCCGACTACTTCATCCCCGGCGGCATCTGGCGGCCCGACGAGTGCTTCCAGAGCATCGCGGCCGACCAGCACTTCTATATCGACGACGCGAACCGTCTGGTCATCGTGTTCGACGAGTACGAGGTGGCCCCGGGCCGCGCGGGCATGCCGGAGTTCGCCATCCCCGCGAGCGCGCTCGCGGGCCTTCTGAGCGAGCCGTCGATCCTCTGCTGA
- a CDS encoding MarR family transcriptional regulator: protein MSEGDAGRDLALDSTFFVAFDLTHRALKSGLAAASGLNVTQYRMLVKLLAAGAEGVAQSDLGRLLDLKPNVVTQTLNALEEAGLAVRLRDEGADGRTRTARVTETGEAHVARSNASIVERLYALFPTEDADHRAILEAAIAAGASIDPPLSGDVASRFAASRALVSLELVKRAMEGALRRAVGAPLAECRVLQRLGEVGEPLRVGDVATQLQMSPVAVARAVDGLVGRGWALRLASPSDRKAVFAAATEEGRRRQKAIARAVDVLARTHLWANLDAKQRRALARTWRIVIADAQARKEAERKAALGLLQPIE from the coding sequence ATGAGCGAGGGGGATGCGGGGCGCGACCTGGCGCTCGACTCGACGTTCTTCGTGGCCTTCGACCTGACGCACCGCGCGCTCAAGAGCGGGCTCGCGGCGGCGAGCGGGCTCAACGTCACCCAGTACCGCATGCTCGTGAAGCTTCTGGCCGCAGGCGCGGAGGGCGTCGCGCAATCCGACTTAGGGCGCCTCCTCGACCTCAAGCCCAACGTAGTGACGCAGACCCTGAACGCGCTCGAGGAGGCCGGGCTCGCGGTGCGCCTACGCGACGAGGGGGCCGACGGCCGCACGCGCACCGCCCGCGTCACCGAGACCGGCGAGGCCCATGTGGCCCGGTCGAACGCCTCCATCGTCGAGCGCCTCTACGCGCTCTTCCCCACCGAGGACGCCGACCACCGTGCCATCCTGGAGGCGGCCATCGCGGCCGGCGCGAGCATCGACCCACCGCTTTCCGGCGATGTCGCCTCGCGCTTCGCCGCCTCGCGCGCCCTCGTGTCGCTCGAGCTGGTGAAGCGCGCAATGGAGGGGGCCCTGCGCCGCGCGGTGGGAGCGCCGCTTGCCGAGTGCCGGGTGCTCCAGCGCCTCGGCGAGGTGGGCGAGCCCCTGCGCGTGGGAGACGTCGCCACGCAGCTGCAGATGAGCCCCGTGGCCGTGGCGCGCGCCGTGGACGGCCTGGTCGGTCGCGGATGGGCGCTGCGCCTCGCCAGCCCGAGCGACCGCAAGGCCGTGTTCGCAGCCGCCACCGAGGAAGGCAGGCGCAGGCAGAAGGCCATCGCACGCGCCGTGGACGTGCTCGCGCGCACGCACCTGTGGGCGAATCTCGACGCCAAGCAGCGCCGAGCCCTCGCCCGCACCTGGCGCATCGTCATCGCCGACGCCCAAGCGCGCAAGGAGGCCGAGCGCAAAGCCGCGCTCGGCCTCCTGCAGCCCATCGAGTGA
- a CDS encoding FAD-binding protein, with product MSGNVKQGARGLTRRDFLAGAAVALGGTAAAAAVAPVAAFAEEPGIIGDWAADGSKDVAVPESAEGNASGSDGTYREHNGAAFPANDASPIPPRSVPATWDYECEICVVGAGGGGLNAAARAAELGAQTICVEAMGLHGGNAQEAGMCAILGGSKLQESKRFAFPSYPFDAKKLADWAIDEYHYACDPHLIHRIAEEGGHCIDWMADCGVRWRLGEVPVYVAPKNSTLDHHVLKMKDATDAMFAFGQRNGVQYLFQSPAEALVQDGDGRIVGVVVREDYAQEKYIHATRAVILTAGGFCNNKALLKQYIPTAAMGCASSYLTAGETGECFRMGLGVSADVSGFNSSASFDGGVDWEAEGGQWARFLYDGMTQLSRQPWFTIDRCGNRLRYMDSRVGEDGANAIYALGDLATIQMTPPGHRSYIIFDAHYEDHLAGFAQEHCRKLITPDLEQIDKVPEHYRDWHHGVDDAIEADVLKRRDSLEELERDLGFEPGVLVEAVEKWNATCERGEDDFMYPMPPEWLHAIKDPPFYGCRIGGNLYGTKAGLLINDEMQVISTKGRPIPGLYAGWHTAGGACGENSYIGDPILGSLLGDVSLAFCGGYLCGTFAVENEMKGGE from the coding sequence ATGAGCGGGAACGTGAAGCAGGGAGCGCGGGGGCTCACCCGGCGCGACTTTTTGGCCGGCGCGGCGGTGGCGCTCGGCGGAACGGCTGCTGCGGCGGCGGTCGCGCCGGTGGCGGCCTTCGCCGAGGAGCCCGGCATCATCGGCGACTGGGCGGCCGACGGCAGCAAGGACGTGGCCGTGCCCGAAAGCGCCGAGGGAAACGCCTCCGGCTCAGACGGCACCTACCGCGAGCACAACGGCGCTGCCTTCCCGGCGAACGACGCGAGTCCCATCCCGCCGCGTTCCGTGCCCGCGACGTGGGACTACGAATGCGAGATCTGCGTGGTGGGCGCGGGCGGCGGCGGCCTGAACGCGGCGGCGCGCGCGGCCGAGCTGGGTGCGCAGACGATCTGCGTGGAGGCCATGGGGCTGCACGGCGGCAACGCGCAGGAGGCCGGCATGTGCGCCATCCTCGGCGGCTCGAAGCTCCAGGAGTCCAAGCGCTTCGCCTTCCCCAGCTATCCCTTCGATGCGAAGAAGCTGGCCGACTGGGCCATCGACGAGTACCACTACGCGTGCGACCCGCACCTCATCCACCGCATCGCCGAGGAAGGCGGCCACTGCATCGACTGGATGGCTGACTGCGGCGTGCGCTGGCGCCTGGGCGAGGTGCCGGTGTACGTGGCGCCGAAGAACTCTACGCTCGACCACCACGTGCTGAAGATGAAGGACGCCACCGACGCCATGTTCGCGTTCGGGCAGCGCAACGGGGTGCAGTACCTGTTCCAGAGCCCGGCCGAGGCGCTCGTGCAGGACGGCGACGGCCGTATCGTGGGCGTGGTGGTGCGCGAGGACTATGCGCAGGAGAAGTACATCCACGCCACGCGCGCGGTCATCCTCACGGCGGGCGGGTTCTGCAACAACAAGGCCCTGCTGAAGCAGTACATCCCTACGGCGGCCATGGGCTGCGCGAGCAGCTACCTCACGGCGGGCGAGACGGGCGAGTGCTTCCGCATGGGGCTCGGCGTGAGCGCGGACGTGTCGGGCTTCAACAGCTCCGCGAGCTTCGACGGCGGCGTGGACTGGGAGGCCGAGGGCGGCCAGTGGGCGCGCTTCCTCTACGACGGCATGACGCAGCTGTCGCGCCAGCCGTGGTTCACCATCGACCGCTGCGGCAACCGCCTGCGCTATATGGACAGCCGCGTGGGCGAGGACGGCGCGAACGCCATCTACGCGCTGGGAGATCTGGCCACCATCCAGATGACGCCGCCGGGGCATCGCTCCTACATCATCTTCGACGCGCACTACGAGGATCATCTGGCGGGCTTCGCGCAGGAGCACTGCCGCAAGCTCATCACGCCGGACCTCGAGCAGATCGACAAGGTGCCCGAGCACTACCGCGACTGGCACCACGGCGTGGACGACGCCATCGAGGCCGACGTGCTGAAGAGGCGCGACTCGCTCGAGGAGCTGGAGCGCGACCTGGGGTTCGAGCCCGGCGTGCTCGTGGAGGCCGTGGAGAAGTGGAACGCGACGTGCGAGCGCGGCGAGGACGACTTCATGTATCCGATGCCGCCCGAGTGGCTGCACGCCATCAAGGACCCGCCGTTCTACGGCTGCCGCATCGGCGGCAACCTCTACGGCACGAAGGCGGGCCTTCTGATCAACGACGAGATGCAGGTGATCTCGACGAAGGGGCGGCCCATTCCGGGATTGTACGCCGGGTGGCACACCGCCGGCGGCGCGTGCGGCGAGAACAGCTACATCGGCGACCCCATTTTGGGCTCGCTGCTGGGCGACGTGAGCCTGGCGTTCTGCGGAGGGTATCTGTGCGGCACGTTCGCGGTCGAGAACGAGATGAAGGGAGGGGAGTAG
- a CDS encoding FMN-binding protein has protein sequence MKKRAAAVCGAAVLAMGMSGCGAGFEGSGSKDAASAEQLALRADDPWAQEVAADGQAKAEGVLADGVYTGTGKGMEGPITVTLMVQDNRISCLETTQEGESQSRGGYEAIRDGKFAAMIEAAQGADIDAVSGATITTAGVKQAVEDALAQAEAAAAGGAAATEGGEAK, from the coding sequence ATGAAGAAGAGGGCAGCGGCCGTATGCGGCGCCGCCGTGCTCGCGATGGGCATGTCGGGCTGCGGCGCGGGCTTCGAGGGGTCGGGGTCGAAGGACGCCGCAAGCGCCGAGCAGCTTGCTCTGCGCGCGGACGATCCGTGGGCGCAGGAGGTGGCGGCCGACGGGCAGGCGAAAGCCGAGGGCGTGCTCGCCGACGGCGTGTACACCGGCACCGGCAAGGGCATGGAGGGTCCCATCACGGTGACGCTGATGGTGCAGGACAACCGCATCTCGTGCCTGGAAACCACGCAGGAGGGCGAGAGCCAGAGCCGCGGGGGCTACGAGGCCATCCGCGATGGCAAGTTCGCCGCCATGATCGAGGCCGCGCAAGGCGCCGACATCGATGCGGTGAGCGGCGCCACCATCACCACGGCGGGCGTGAAGCAGGCCGTGGAGGACGCGCTTGCGCAGGCCGAGGCGGCCGCTGCGGGCGGCGCGGCGGCAACCGAGGGAGGGGAGGCGAAATGA
- a CDS encoding cytochrome c3 family protein, with amino-acid sequence MGETRPSGKRAGRRKWPIAVGVVAVVLVAAGAGFWVWHEQPSFCNAICHDPMDNYVEGYFNDATLLANAHEQQGTTCLQCHEPKIDEQVAEGLAWASGDFETDEAGDIVRTGVTADKKMCAKSGCHEWADVVAATEDWGGEAGVNPHESHQGEAIDCSNCHGVHGSSQMYCNTCHDYELPEGWANPR; translated from the coding sequence ATGGGAGAGACGCGACCGAGCGGCAAACGCGCGGGAAGGCGGAAGTGGCCCATCGCAGTGGGCGTGGTGGCCGTGGTGCTGGTGGCCGCGGGCGCCGGGTTCTGGGTGTGGCACGAGCAGCCGAGTTTCTGCAACGCCATCTGCCACGATCCGATGGACAACTACGTGGAGGGCTACTTCAACGACGCGACGCTTCTGGCGAACGCGCACGAGCAGCAGGGCACGACGTGCCTCCAGTGCCACGAGCCCAAGATCGATGAGCAGGTGGCAGAGGGCCTGGCCTGGGCGTCGGGCGATTTCGAGACCGACGAGGCGGGAGACATCGTGCGCACGGGCGTGACGGCCGACAAGAAGATGTGCGCGAAGAGCGGCTGCCACGAGTGGGCCGACGTGGTGGCGGCCACCGAGGACTGGGGCGGCGAGGCGGGCGTGAACCCGCATGAGTCCCATCAGGGCGAGGCCATCGACTGCAGCAACTGCCACGGCGTTCACGGGTCGTCGCAGATGTACTGCAACACCTGCCACGACTACGAGCTGCCCGAGGGCTGGGCGAACCCGCGATGA
- a CDS encoding TetR/AcrR family transcriptional regulator, protein MTETRREGAARRDDIVAAARELYEEQGLSKTSVQDITNRVGVTRSLFYHYFPDKDAVTSAVLDDYVADFIEATHYWNAQRRRGDIESALTSVVKLMRLGVFEHDAFRRSLASRENAALYIDFINRVADRVASYIVDTTVRDYGELHEIRIEHVYETFYVLILGIVGYLRTHPDADDEVLKDLIAQTLHMDRGTTAPPGG, encoded by the coding sequence ATGACGGAGACCAGACGCGAAGGCGCTGCCCGCCGCGACGACATCGTGGCCGCCGCCCGCGAGCTGTACGAGGAGCAGGGGCTCTCGAAGACCTCCGTGCAGGACATCACGAACCGCGTGGGCGTCACCCGCTCGCTCTTCTACCACTACTTCCCCGACAAGGACGCCGTCACCTCGGCGGTGCTCGACGACTACGTGGCCGACTTCATCGAGGCCACGCACTATTGGAACGCCCAGCGCCGCCGCGGCGACATCGAGAGCGCGCTCACCAGCGTGGTGAAGCTCATGCGCCTGGGCGTGTTCGAGCACGACGCGTTCCGCCGTTCGCTCGCCTCGCGCGAGAACGCGGCGCTCTACATCGACTTCATCAACCGCGTGGCCGACCGCGTGGCCTCCTACATCGTGGACACCACCGTGCGCGACTACGGCGAGCTGCACGAGATACGCATCGAGCACGTCTACGAGACGTTCTACGTGCTCATCCTCGGCATCGTGGGCTACCTGCGCACGCATCCGGATGCCGATGACGAGGTGCTGAAGGACCTCATCGCCCAGACGCTGCACATGGACCGCGGAACCACCGCCCCGCCCGGCGGCTAG
- a CDS encoding DUF5692 family protein: MLFQVYGENALYQWLGWAMVFIGLILVNEIARRTKIGGTICFIGIPVALTAYFVAIYMGAAAGADWALNNPTYVHMNSWFHYAKLYAATIGCIGFMALKYKWGRLGKAEWFKCFPFVIVAINILIAVVSDFESAFRAWGTTWVSSEGVTLYGGWHNVFNGLAGIINIACMTGWFGIYVSKKKQDMLWPDMTWVFIIAYDLWNFCYTYNCLPSHAFYCGLALLLAPTVAAMLWNKGGWIQNRAFTLAIWCMFAQVFPAFQDYSVFSTQSVNNPDVNLVVSVIALLANVAAFAYIMYRAKKLGKNPYMNEVFVGTRDYDQAMARREDAPSLPADPKGDLDDAAPQGA, encoded by the coding sequence ATGTTGTTCCAAGTCTACGGGGAGAACGCCCTGTACCAGTGGCTCGGCTGGGCCATGGTGTTCATCGGCCTCATCCTGGTCAACGAGATCGCCCGTCGCACGAAGATCGGCGGCACCATCTGCTTCATCGGCATCCCGGTGGCGCTCACGGCCTACTTCGTGGCCATCTACATGGGCGCGGCGGCCGGCGCCGACTGGGCGCTCAACAACCCCACGTACGTGCACATGAACAGCTGGTTCCACTACGCGAAGCTCTACGCGGCCACCATCGGCTGCATCGGCTTCATGGCGCTCAAGTACAAGTGGGGCCGCCTCGGCAAAGCCGAGTGGTTCAAGTGCTTCCCGTTCGTCATCGTTGCCATCAACATCCTCATCGCCGTGGTGAGCGACTTCGAGAGCGCGTTCCGCGCCTGGGGCACCACCTGGGTGTCGAGCGAGGGCGTCACGCTCTACGGCGGCTGGCACAACGTGTTCAACGGCCTGGCCGGCATCATCAACATCGCGTGCATGACCGGCTGGTTCGGCATCTACGTGTCCAAGAAGAAGCAGGACATGCTCTGGCCCGACATGACGTGGGTGTTCATCATCGCGTATGACCTGTGGAACTTCTGCTACACCTACAACTGCCTGCCCTCGCACGCGTTCTACTGCGGCCTGGCGCTGCTGCTGGCTCCCACCGTGGCGGCGATGCTCTGGAACAAGGGCGGCTGGATCCAGAACCGCGCGTTCACGCTGGCCATCTGGTGCATGTTCGCGCAGGTGTTCCCCGCGTTCCAGGACTACAGCGTGTTCAGCACGCAGTCGGTGAACAACCCGGACGTGAACCTGGTGGTGTCGGTGATAGCGCTGCTGGCCAACGTGGCCGCGTTCGCCTACATCATGTACCGCGCGAAGAAGCTGGGGAAGAATCCGTACATGAACGAGGTGTTCGTGGGCACGCGCGACTACGACCAGGCCATGGCCCGTCGCGAGGATGCGCCGTCGCTGCCGGCCGACCCCAAGGGCGACCTGGACGACGCCGCCCCGCAGGGAGCATAG
- a CDS encoding ATP-binding protein, with the protein MAANPLGIYPSLVREYMEFMPPRLVARNDIVRSLPEPAPFNLVHIITGVRRCGKTFYLFQLMKNLMENGVSRSDIFYFNFADDRLKPLSATVLDDTVSEYFRQVPAARSEGAYLFLDEVQEAENWQGFCQRMAELENVTLVITGSSSKLSSEEIATSFRGRSHAHEMAPLSFREFCEFNGVPAPGNGSESVSPRTETSLESAFDRFLVCGGFPGVQTLEQEDRIEILQSYVRDVVARDVAERFGREDIALANQLALFGLRNTACEFSVNNMVEQLQDAGYKVYWEKVNRLFDLLKQAFMLHELAEYSTALKSDTTAVPKVYAVDPGIVYAVSRANQQDIGKRLETAVYLELRRRMAGRRTETVTSLTLGSPQRAKVDFLVGDALAAEPYALYQVTASMESEKTRNREIHALDEAMARLGLENGTIVTLREEGTVAAEHGTIRMIPAWKWALG; encoded by the coding sequence ATGGCGGCGAACCCCTTGGGCATCTATCCGAGCCTGGTGCGCGAATACATGGAGTTCATGCCGCCCCGCCTCGTGGCCCGCAACGACATCGTCCGCAGCCTCCCCGAACCGGCGCCCTTCAACCTCGTCCACATCATCACGGGCGTACGCCGCTGCGGCAAAACCTTCTACCTGTTCCAGCTGATGAAAAACCTAATGGAAAACGGCGTTTCCCGATCAGATATTTTCTACTTCAATTTCGCCGACGACCGCTTGAAGCCGCTTTCCGCAACCGTTTTGGACGATACGGTCTCCGAATACTTCCGCCAAGTGCCCGCGGCGCGCAGCGAGGGCGCCTACCTGTTCCTCGACGAGGTGCAGGAAGCCGAGAACTGGCAGGGCTTCTGCCAACGCATGGCCGAGCTGGAGAATGTGACGCTGGTGATCACCGGATCGTCGTCGAAGCTCTCATCCGAGGAGATCGCCACAAGCTTCCGCGGCCGTTCGCATGCGCACGAGATGGCGCCCCTGTCCTTCAGGGAGTTCTGCGAGTTCAACGGCGTGCCCGCCCCAGGCAACGGCAGCGAGTCGGTATCCCCACGCACCGAGACCTCCCTTGAGTCCGCGTTCGACCGCTTTCTCGTATGTGGGGGGTTCCCCGGCGTGCAGACGCTCGAGCAGGAGGATCGCATCGAGATCCTTCAAAGCTACGTACGCGACGTGGTGGCGCGCGACGTGGCCGAGCGGTTCGGGCGCGAGGACATCGCCCTTGCGAACCAGCTGGCCTTGTTCGGGCTGCGAAACACCGCCTGCGAGTTCTCGGTCAACAACATGGTGGAGCAGCTGCAGGATGCAGGGTACAAGGTGTACTGGGAGAAGGTCAACCGACTCTTCGACCTGCTTAAGCAGGCTTTTATGCTCCATGAGCTCGCCGAGTACTCGACCGCCCTCAAATCCGACACGACAGCCGTCCCCAAAGTCTACGCCGTCGACCCCGGCATAGTCTACGCGGTGTCGAGGGCGAACCAGCAGGACATCGGCAAGCGCCTCGAAACCGCCGTCTACCTCGAATTGCGCAGACGAATGGCGGGGAGGCGCACCGAGACGGTCACCTCGCTCACCCTCGGCTCGCCGCAACGCGCGAAGGTGGACTTCCTCGTGGGCGACGCGCTCGCTGCCGAGCCGTACGCGCTCTACCAAGTGACGGCGTCGATGGAGTCGGAGAAGACGCGGAACCGCGAGATCCACGCGCTTGACGAGGCGATGGCTCGGCTCGGGCTCGAAAACGGAACCATCGTCACCTTGCGCGAGGAGGGAACCGTCGCGGCAGAGCACGGAACCATCCGTATGATCCCGGCATGGAAGTGGGCTTTGGGCTGA